DNA sequence from the Cryptococcus decagattii chromosome 5, complete sequence genome:
gctAAAGGGGCCTTCACTTGCATCATGGGAGGGGGGGGGATCTGCACTTGGCGTAtaaaagggagagaaggggatGGCGCTCCCCCCCGGCACAATATGTCTTCTCCCGCCCCCACGTGCGCCAAAATCCGCTCCCTTTCCCACTGGGCCACTTTCTTCAACGAGCCCGACGGGCTTTTTCGACTTCCCTCCACCAAAGGCGCAGCCATACAACATCTCGACATTGATCTCCGCTTCGTCGCAGACCACCAAGTGGAAACCGTGGAACCCCACTTGGAAACAGACACACCTATCCACCTCCCTAATGTCTGCATCACTACTTTCAGAGGCGGAGACTACGTGCAGGATGATGATCTACGTATGGATGCCTTGGCTGAGGTCCTGCTTGCTGTCAGCCCGGTCGAAGTGAGGTGGTAAGTCATGCGTCCGCCCATCGACCTGAAGGCTCGGCATCTAATTGCTGTCCAGGCTCGCCGCTACAGACGATCCCTCGGAGCAGCTCAGCCTTGCCACTCATCTTGTCCACCCAGCCGTGATTGCTGCTGGTGTAAAGTGGTCAGCCGCGGGAACTTTGAGAAAACTTGTCCTTCAGGGTGAGTCGTGATGTTTCTTCTCTAgtccctctcctcctttggCCTTGGCTattcccttctcttctaTTATTGCCCTTTCTTGCTGATCACATAATAGGCGGTTTCCCCTGCCCAAATTTGACTGCTCCCACCCCCTTTGCACTCACCCCTGCACCTACACCGTGCCCGTCTCCTGGTCCGGCCCGTACAACCTTTGGTCTCCAAGACGCCTCATCTAAGCATCACCCAGCTTCTTTCATATCTGGCCTTTCTGCTTTAAGCACCATCAAGCCGAAAACAGTTGACGACGACGGACCCAATGCgagagaggaaaggaagaggcaAGCGCAGTATACATTAAAGCCAAGGTTCGAATATGCGTTCGGGAAATGGCCAGTGCAAGAACTCAAGTGGAGGCTTGATGGTTAGCTACATTCCGTGCCACGTGCGACTCTTCATTGACAAAGAAACAGGTCCCTACAGTCCAGCTTGTATTATTTCCATCGTTACCCATTTCATCAACGCCATCAATTCGTCTTTCCCTTCTGCCACCCGTTATTCCCATGTCGACCTTCCAGCTGCCGTCTCTTTCACTTCGATTCCGGCTGCTATCATTCCCGACCTTCAATCCCTACCTGAGAAGCTCGGGGTGGATGAAAAGGTTCGAGACTGGCTTTCTGATGTTGGTTTCGGCTCTCTCGGAGACGCGCGCCACGCCCGTCTTTGGGACAACCCATCGCCTGCTTGTGGAAATGATCGCCGTGATTGCCTGCGGGCCAAGGCTGAATTGATCCTTCTAGGGGATGGCGCGGCCATTGTTACTCTCGAAGAGCTTACTCGGCATGAAAAGGCACATGGCGATCGATCAGCAATGTCGCCTGCCGATTCGACtgcttctcttctttcggGTGCTACTGAGTCACCGACAGAAGATGAGAACGAAGCCGTTACGCCTGAACATTCTAGTAGTCCATTGGTTATCCCTACCGCTAAAACTGACGAAAAGACCGCTGGCGATAATGATAACGTCAGACCGATCGAAACTTCGGTGGTACTTTGAGATCCGAGATAATCAGGATTCTCATTTAGCTTATATGCATGGTAAATATTCAAGATTATTTCCATCCCATTCATGCGTCCGTTGTCCTTTCCCCTCGCCGCCCAGCATATTGCCATCCGGTACAGTTGTTTATATTGATTACTTGTTAAAAAAACAAAACGCATGTACATCTCAAAGAACTTAAAGTCATCACGAATCAACAATACTAAAACCCAACCAAGGTGAAAAATAAAACGGTTGTGATTATCGTATGCCCTGTATGCATAAACGCTGCTAGTTATCTCTATTGTCGCGACTCTACAATCATCTTCGAGGCATACCCCTGCCCCTGCCCCTCAATGCTTGCTGCGCAGCTCCTCTGGGCATAGGAGGCCCCGCCTGAGGCTGTTCGCTTTGGGGGTTTCTAACGGTCTCATCGACACTCAATATCAAGCAAGCCGCATCGATCGCACTACTCAAGGCATTTGTTTTCACCAAAGCAGGTTCCCATACAAACTCCTTCATGTTATCCTGCACGCCCTCACCATCAATGTCGATACCGACCCAAGTTTCTCCTTGAGCATGGCGCATACGGAGCTGATTGAGGATATCCGTAGCATCAAGACCGGCATTGTCGCAGATCTGGCGAGGAATGATTTCCAATGCCTTTGCGACAGCACCCACAATTAGTTGGGCTTTACCCATAATGGTTCGAGAATGAGCTCGAAGATATTTTGATATCTCCATCTGGACGGACCATATTAGAACCTAGATTGACACGGTGAAAAAATATTGCTTACCTCGCAggcaccaccaccagccACAATGGAATTGTTCTTGATTGCTCTCTTAACAATCATGATAGAGTCGTGCAGACTTCTTTCCACCTCGGCAATGAATTGCTCCGCACCACCCCTTAAAATCAAAGTACATGTCTTGGCCTGGGGGCAATCTTCAAACAAGTTGAACCTTTCACCACCAATTTGTCTCTCCTCAAAACTGCCACATTGACCCAAGTGGTGAGGTTCAATGTCGGTGCATGTAGACTGGATGGATCCGCCGACGGCTTGGACCACACGCTTGAGATCACCATCGGCAACTCGACCAGCACAGAAGATGTCCCGGTCAGCAAAGTACTGAGTGGCCAAGTCGCCGATAGGAAGCTTGGACAATACGACCTTGGCCCCAGTGGCGACGATAGCTTCGAGTTTGCGGTAAATGATGCTCCATTCGGCATCGACAATTGCCTGATACTCGGAAACTTCGCTCACTCGCACTTCCGCGTTGTCTTTCTCGGCCTTGAGCTCGAGCTCTACATTCAGACAGAGCACCTTGGGCTCCTTGAAGCTCTTGGGCTGTTGTTCAAAACCAGCATAGGAAAAGGTCTTTTTGAAAGCGACACCCTTGATCAGTTTAGAGTCTTGCATACCGCCACCAGGAACCTTCTTGATACCGATGAGAGACTCGTCAAGATCATTTTGGTCAAGAGAAAGAACGGCGTCGACAACCATGTCGGAGAAAAAGGGAGTTTGAGAGTGGATGAGTTTGGAAGACATGGAAGTGGCGGCACATTGCATGAGAAGGTCGCGGAATTTGCTAAAATCTCGTTAGGTGGAAAATTGAACGGGAGAGGTTGGGACCTACGCCGGGTCAGACTTGTCTATTGTCACAGCAATCTCGTTAATTTTTTGTATAGCCTATGTGATACATCAGTACGCAAAAAGATGATTACATTTGACTTGGACACACCAAAGTTCTAGCCTCTCGAAGTCCCTTGATGATCACATGAGGAGAGACCCCTTCTTCGATGAAGGATCGAACTTCTTTCAAGATCTCCGCAGCACTGGCGCATAATCAGCAAGACTACGCAATGTACGTAGAGAAAGCCTCACAGTAAAGTAACACTTGTGGTGCCATCTCCAACCTCGGCATCCTGAGCCCTTGCTATGTCTACCAAAGTTCTCGCAGCTGGATGAACAACATCCAAAAGCTTCAAAATGGTCGCACCATCATCTGGCAAGTTCACCTGTCCTTAGTAACTCGGCTGCTAGAAATGCGATACCATACTTACTAGAGATAGTAGCCAGACCTCTGTCATCTACGATGAGCTTGTCCATTCCTCGCGGACCTAGCGTTGTAGCAATAGTCTGGGCGACAGCCAAGCAAGCAGAAATGTTGGAGAGAAGTTGAGGGGTACCCTGGGAGGTATCGGTGCCCTCTATCAAAGTAGAGCGCTGATAGTTAGCTGCCATTCAGAAGATCATAATCGGagagctggagaagacgCGCGATGATTAAGAAAAAGCTGGACATACCACGCAGGAGGACAACTGTGGGTTGCTGCGAGACATGAGCATGAGGGGAAGATAGAAACATTCTGATGGACTCACCATTTGTGGAAGTCTTCCCTGCATTTTATAGAAGATGTTGTTTTGTTATGGAATAGAAATGGAAATATGGAACTGAGTGGAAGGAGCAACAAAGAAGATCGCGAGGAGAAGAACAGCAGCGCGAACGAGCTCTGACGTGGAATTGCTTCCGTCGGTgtagtggtggtggtgccGTCACGTGATGCAATAAAAGGGATAATAATGGATCCCATACATCATCATAATAGTTGTATTATCCTAATACGTGAATCTGATTCCGCTTCGGCGAGCTTCACTTGCTGCTCAGTTAGTCAACTGGTTCATCTCCATCACATCTACAACAACTATTACGATGTCTGAATTATGCCCCCCATGGGCTCCATTCTTCGGGTATGTGTACAGCTAAAGATATCAGTTCGATCTTAAGCTAACAGACAACAGCTTCGCAGGCGTCACAAGCGCAGTATGCCCATTCCTCTCTTCCGATTAACGAATGCTGACAGCACGCTGCAGATGGTGTTCTCTACAGTCGGAGCAGCTTACGGCACTTCTAAAGCGGGCATAGGAATTGCAGGTTTAGGCACTTTCAGGTCAGTATCCGAAACAACGCATTGGCAGTATTCCCGTAATGCTGAATGTTGAATATTAGACCTGATCTTATCATGAAGGTGTGTACTGTATTGGCTATCATATTTAGTTATGATTGGAAACTTATTGATTTGATCCTCGGAACTATAACAGTCATTAATTCCTGTGGTTGTAAGTCTACTGAAGCCACATGTATCTGAGCACATCATTCTGACCTCCGAAACGTAGATGTCCGGTAGTATGTCCCAACACTTTCATCACGCTCATAGCTATGCATCCCCACTAACATGTCGCATGTCCATAGTTATCGCGGTCTATGGTCTCGTTGTGTCAGTACTCATTGCCGGTAACAGTACATCATTCCTTTGTCCTTGTATAGACCGTTATGTATCTGACGATGTTCTGGTAGTCTCCCCTTCTGAACCTTACTCTCTGTTCGCCGGGTTCGTCCATCTTGCTGCTGGATTGGGTAAGTCTTTCACCGGGGTTGTGAGAAAGGGCCCCTCCAACAGAGTCAATTGGCTGAATGATCGCAGCATGTGGTTTTACTGGGTTGGCGGCAGGATATGCTATAGGGATTGTCGGGGATGCTGTGCGTCGTACTGTTTACCCGGTCTCAGGAAAACCAGCTGATAATATGGGCAATAGTGTGTGCGCGCATATGTTTATGAGTCAAGGGTGTTTGTTTCAATGGTTCTTATCCTTATTTTTGCCGAAGTTATCGTAAGTACTCAGCTTTCAATACTACTTCACTTGTTAATGATCACCCAGGGTCTTTATGGTCTTATTGTAGCTTTGATCCTCAACACAGCTGTCGGAGAAGCCGTCTGCGGAGCTAACTGATCCATATCCCAAGACATTTTTAAATGCACGACCGATCATGGCTTGCTATAATGTTATTGTGATCTTCTGGCAAGGGACAGGAACTGCAATATAGGACTTGCAGCAGCTATTGTTGTGGTGAACGGCTAAACCCCCAGCTTTGTTGTTTCAAGGAGTGACTGGCGATGGCCTATTTTACCAATCAGTTTATCTGTGAACTTAGGGACTTCATACATTCCAAATTATTGTGCAACACTACCGGTTGGGGACACTAACAATACAACTATGACGCTCACAATCGTGTTCTGGGTTTCTGTTCGTTACTCTAATATCTTGGGGAATTAACTTCTGATCCCAAAATACCTCATCCATCCCTTCGTGATGGTCCTGTTCCTCATCCATGCCCACATTCATCGCATGATGTCCCGCTCCAACCACATCGAGCAAAGTTTAGTCATCTTGAACCGACCGGTCGGAGAAAAATGCTGCTCATAATGCCCATGGTGTTCGGGACCTTGAGAATCAGTGTCCCCACCGAAAAGCATGGAGTAGTCATCAAACCTGTCCTCATCACCCTCACCCGTCGTTCCCTGCCTATTCCATCCGGTCTCTCCTGGTCAATATACTCCATCATGCTGTTGAACCGAACCTGGGAGACTGCTGTTGAGCCTCTGGTGATACGGCGAGCAGTCATCCCCACGACGGCACTTCCACAGAGTCTTTAGCTTATCCTCGCTGAGGCAAGGCGGAAGGACAAGGTGTTTTTTGACTCGTTCGAGGAGACCAGCATGTTGGTTCTGGAGGAGATCAAAAAGCGCAGGTAAATGGGAGGTTGATGAGAAAGGATATGGAAGGACATCGGTGTAATCCGGGACAGAGTGTGGATTGACTTTGGCCACCACATCCCAATTCACCATGCTTTTAGTGCATTGCACCTTGGGATGGAATAAATCACCGCCGTCATCGGTGTCCCTGTAGCTGTCGGCAAGGCGGAAACCTGACGAACCGACTCGGTGGAAGTTAAATGGGAGATAGAAGATCTGGGTGGTTGTGTGGCTTGTTTTCCGGACAGAAGACTGCCAGCATTCGTACGTGGCCCAAACTGCAAGGGCGCACCTGGATTGTCTGTAAGCGAGACCTCCATAAGCTAATGTCGATCGTAGTACTGGGATGTGACATCCTCAGATACTTCATTAAGTTTTGCTCTCCGGATCTCCGACCTACCCGTTAGGGGTTTCTTCGGAATAGTAGGGCCATCTATCTTTGTAGTAGTAGTAGGTGAGGGGTCTGGCTGGACgaggcagcagcagcagcagccagGAGGCAGGAGAATCATCAATCGCCACGTGGATTAATGATCACGTGAGCATATATTACATAACGTGAGCGGGTACTGTATAAGCGCGCGGATGTTCATGTTGGACCGGCGGGCACACGCTTGTGCCGACCCTTTTCTCCACACATGACTCTCCTATATATGACTCTCCTATAAACCACACCCGCGCATGtatttcctttctttctccccaTTCCCATTCAGAATGCGTTCATTCCCACTCACCCGTAGCCCATTTACTACTCGCCGCTGTCTAACCACTCTCGGTCTGCGAAGGGAAGACCCCTCCAGGATTTGGGAGAGGCGTACCCCACTTACTCCTCAGGCAGTCCAGAACCTCTTGGCAGATGCCAAAGATGAGCTCAGAGTAGAGGTAGAGAGCTGCAAGAGGCGATGCTTCTCAGATGCTTTATACTCGGACGTAAGTAACCATTATGCTGTCGAACGGCTTGCCGGCTTACCTCCATTTAGGCTGGAGCAAAGATTGTATCTTCCTTATCAAAGGACGTGGATGTCGTACTGGGAATCAAAGAACCCCGCTTGGCTGATATCAGATATTTGGTAGAGGATTCTAAGAATGGAGGCAAGAAGCGAACGTGGATGATGTTCTCGCACACTCATAAAGGGCAGGTGAGTGCAAGACATAACCTATTTTTTCAGCCCTCACTGATTGTTTTACGTGCAGGAATACAAtatccctcttctctccgcttttcttcatcccacCCAGACACTCATCGATCATGAACTATTGACGGCACCGGTTCCTGGCAAAGACGGTGAGCCTCAGTTGAAACGTGTCGCCGCATTTGGATGGTTTGCAGGTGCTGTGGGTGCTGGGGAGGCATTATCTCTTACCGGCCTTGCCCTTCTGCGCAGGGGACTTGCTACCCCTTTACTTGTGAGATACACTTCTATTTAAACGTTTTTGGCAATAACCTGACCACGAGTCTCATAGAATCTGTCACGACCTTATTCTTTTGGTTCATTAGCTGCATTCAAGGAAGCTCTGAAGAAGGCTGGTGAGCAGATACAGTCTTCTCCTGATCTCAAAGGAAATGAACCCATCGTCATCGGCGTAACGGGGTAGGTTGGTTTTTCCAGTGCGTCTTTATTGGTTTAATGACATTCTTGCCCAGAGCCGGGCACGTCTCATCTGGAGCCAAAGAAGTGCTTAATGAACTTGGTGTGGTATGGGTAGAACCAGAGGAGCTTGCTGAGCTAAGGCAAAGTGGGTGTAAGTGATTTTCTCTGCATATTATCCAAGAGATTCGTAGACTGACAGCTCACATATAGCTCCAAACAAGGTGAGCGACAAACACACTCATGTGCAAAGCTCGACTGATCGTTGGATAGATTTATGCTTGTGCAGTCACTCCTGCTTCCTACCTCCAACGTATTGAGGGAGGTATTTTTGATAGGCAAGAGTATTACAAGTCACCTGATAAATATATGAGCATCTTTGCGGCCAAGGTCAGTGCCAGCAAGTCAAAAGACGTTACCAGGGATTCTAACTGGATACAGATTGCGCCTCATTTGACTACTCTGATCAATGGAGTTGGGTGGAGTAAAGGCTTCCCTCGAGCTATCACGAGTTCCAGCCTGAATAAACTcattgaaaaggaaaatggaaagCAGAAGCTTGTAGCCGTGCAAGACATCGCTTGCGATAAAGAGGTGCGTCGCTATCAAGGTCATTCTGAGGGCGATCGAAGAATTGAGACATTCCTAGGGTGGGCTCGAATTCGTGGATCAATTCACCACTATCGACAATCCCTATTTTGAAGGTCCTGGTGACATACTTATTAGCGCCATCGATATTCTCCCCACCGAACTTGGTAAGTGGCTTTATGTTTTGATTTGCATGCGCCTTCGTACTATACTCTAATCATTGCTGCAACATAGCCGCCGACGCGTCAACTTATTTCTCGTCTGCTCTTTATCCTTATATTCAGGGCGTTCTTTTCCCATCTAGTCAAGGTGACAAGGGCGGTATAGCAGACACTCTTTCACGGGCAGCCATCATCAAGGACGGTGTTCTTCAACCCCAACATGAATGGTTAGGAGGGAGAATCGAGCAATGGAAGACTGGGGGAGCAGTTGCGCCAGACTCTCTCGGGCAGGAGAGATTAAggaagggaggaaagaagaaagtCTTGCTCCTTGGGAGCGGTCTGGTGGCAGGCCCTGCAGTGGATGTCTTTGCGGCGAGACCTGATGTTCATCTGATCATCGGTAAGCCTTTTCTGTCTCCGTGGATGGGTCTATGCTCATGTAATCATTCAGGGAGCAACAATCTTGCTGAAGCCCAGAGTCACATTCGCGGCCGTCCCAATGTTGAGGCTGTTGCTCTTGATGTTGCTGATGATGCCAAAATGAGTGAAGCCGTGGAAGAAGCGGATATTGTCGTCAGGTGAGTGTGATCAGACCATCCTCGACGCTTTCATCCTTGCTCAGACCTCGAATCTAGTCTCCTTCCTGCGCCCATGCACCCCCGTGTGGCTAAACACTGCCTCGATCACTCCCGCCATCTTGTCACGGCTTCTTACAACTCCGCCGAGCTTCAAGCTCTGCATTCGCAGGCggttgagaaggatgtcatcttccttggGGAATGCGGTTTGGATCCAGGAATTGACTCTATGGCTGCCATGCGGATCCTCGAAAGGGTAAAGAGAGAGGGTAAACAAGTCAAATCATTCGTATCGTGGTGCGGTGGCCTACCAGAATTGAGCGCAAGCAAGGGGCCTCTGAGGTACAAGTTTTCGTGGAGTCCAAAGGCAGTCTTGACAGCCGCACAGAATGATGCCTCCTTTAAATTGGATGGCAAGGTACGTTGCACGCGTTACATGGCAAGGCCAGAATCTGACACAAAAGGTGCATAGCATGTGAAAATCCCAGGAAATGAGCTGTTGGCGAGACGCTTTCCCGAGGTAAAATTATGGGAAGGGTTGCCGCTGGAAGGTTTGGCCAATCGTGACTCAATGCCCTACGCCAAAAAGTACGGGCTAGGTCCAGCTGAAGGGCTGACCGACCTCTTCCGAGGGACTCTTCGGTGAGTGACATGGTACCACAGTTCTCGAGGAACTAGCAAGTGCTAAATGAGAAAATAATAAATAGTTATCAAGGGTTCTCATCGCTTCTTAATTCTTTCCGTTTGCTCGGTCTCCTTCGCTCTGACCCCCTTCCCGGGTCTCCAAAATCTTGGACCGAATTCTTTACAATGACTGTAGAAAGGGAATTGGGCCTGAACAAAGCGCtgaaaggagaggatgtAAACAGTGCTGTGCAAGATCTagtgggagaaggaagcaaGGACGTTCTCAGGGCCTTGAAGCTGTGCGTTGTTCCTGTATGAGGACACAAGTGGTGCGGACAGCTGACACCTTTTTGTTTTGATTTAGCTTCTCACTCTTCCCAGGCAGCGACACTTCCTTGCTTCCTCTCCCGAAGCTTCCCACCCCTTCTCCCATCGACCTGTTTGCCCATCTCCTTTTCCGCAAACTTGCCTATCTTTCCGATGAGCGTGACACATgcctccttcatcattcGTTCACTGTCGCAACACCCTCTGGTGATACACAGCAAGTGACAGCGTCTCTTCGCCATATAGCCAGCCCGACTCAGTCCTCCATGAGCATTACAGTTGGTAAGACATTGGCATTTGCGGCTTTAAGGGTGGCGGATGGAGAGGTGAAGGTAAGAGGTGTGACAGGACCATATGAACGAGAAGTGTGGACAGGAGTTTTGAGTTcgttggaagaagagggtgtTGTAATCGAAGAGAAATGGAACTAACAATCTTTCCTGTGTTTATCACGACTCTCCAAAGAAATAAGTAATGTACATTAATAACATTGCATGCAGCATTTATTTAACCATATCATGGTAATCATACAACAGACCAAGTCGTACAACATGAAACAGATGCGAAAGTACTCAATCCGATAATTTATGGGCTGATAATATCTCGATACCATCTAACACCGCCATCCCCTTGTCCGGCTTGGTCGTCTCTGACCAGACCTGCCTGTGATTCCATGACTTCTACAAATTCTTGTGCCAGTCCTATAGGCAATGATTCGGTCGAAGCAAATTcaaggagagagaaggattTTTCAAAAGGCGAGGAATCAGCAGGGTCGGTGTCAGTGGACGAAGGTTCTAAGCGGTTGAGAGTTCGAGATAGAATTGACGATGTTGAAAATGTCGGAGTATGTAAGACCATTAGACTAGAGGGGAGGCGGAGTGAATGGATGGAAGGGGAGGTATGGTTAGGAAGGTAAGGTAAAGTATCAATCAG
Encoded proteins:
- a CDS encoding T-complex protein 1, eta subunit; its protein translation is MQGRLPQMQPTVVLLREGTDTSQGTPQLLSNISACLAVAQTIATTLGPRGMDKLIVDDRGLATISNDGATILKLLDVVHPAARTLVDIARAQDAEVGDGTTSVTLLAAEILKEVRSFIEEGVSPHVIIKGLREARTLAIQKINEIAVTIDKSDPAKFRDLLMQCAATSMSSKLIHSQTPFFSDMVVDAVLSLDQNDLDESLIGIKKVPGGGMQDSKLIKGVAFKKTFSYAGFEQQPKSFKEPKVLCLNVELELKAEKDNAEVRVSEVSEYQAIVDAEWSIIYRKLEAIVATGAKVVLSKLPIGDLATQYFADRDIFCAGRVADGDLKRVVQAVGGSIQSTCTDIEPHHLGQCGSFEERQIGGERFNLFEDCPQAKTCTLILRGGAEQFIAEVERSLHDSIMIVKRAIKNNSIVAGGGACEMEISKYLRAHSRTIMGKAQLIVGAVAKALEIIPRQICDNAGLDATDILNQLRMRHAQGETWVGIDIDGEGVQDNMKEFVWEPALVKTNALSSAIDAACLILSVDETVRNPQSEQPQAGPPMPRGAAQQALRGRGRGMPRR
- a CDS encoding V-type proton ATPase proteolipid subunit 2 translates to MSELCPPWAPFFGFAGVTSAMVFSTVGAAYGTSKAGIGIAGLGTFRPDLIMKSLIPVVMSGIIAVYGLVVSVLIAGNISPSEPYSLFAGFVHLAAGLACGFTGLAAGYAIGIVGDACVRAYVYESRVFVSMVLILIFAEVIGLYGLIVALILNTAVGEAVCGAN